The Haloplanus natans DSM 17983 DNA segment GCCTATTTTTGCGTTTGGGCGGCTACCCCGTCACGAAAAAGACCAGGACGCTGACCGCCATCGCGACGAGGATGATGACGGCTGCGAGCGCGCCGCCCATCGAGACGACGGCGTTGGCGTGGCTGGCGAGCGTCTCGGTGCGGTCGTTGCCGAACACCGTCACCGTCGCACGCTCGGTCGCCAGCCCCGCCTCGACGGGTTCGAGGTCGTCGACCGCCGCGTCGACGAGTCGTTCGATAGTGGCGACGAACGCCCCGTGATCGATGGCCGCGCCCACCTGATTGTCCGCCTCGACGGTGTTGACGATGTGCGTGTCGGTCGTCATCACCTCGGCCACGTCGATGCCGCGTGCGGTCACCGCGTCGACGACGCGGTCACGCAGGCCGGGCACCATGTTGTTGCCGTCGACGAGGACGTACGCCGTCTGTTGGTCGCCCACCTCGACGACGGCGGCCCGGATTCCGAGCGGGCCGATACCGTCCAGGGCGTCCCAGTCGGTGCGCTCCCACGCGACGCCGAGGCGGATCGGGCCGGTCGGCGCCTCGCACAGCCGCCCGCCGGCCTGCTTCGCGGCGGTGAGCATGTCGAACGCGCGCTGGCTGCCGGGCGTGACGTGGCCGAGGTCCTCGCCCTGCAGGCCGTTGTTGGAGTTGTGGGCGTCGACGAGGAGCACGTCGTCGAGGCCGACGGTCCGGGCCTCGGCGGCCGCCGAGAGGCCGACGCCGTACTCCACGTCGTCCGCGAAGCCGGGGGCGTAGGAGGCGACGAGGAGGGCGTCGTTACCGAATGCCTGCCCGAGCATCGACGCCTCCCCCGACCGCGTGCGGACGCTCCGGGTCGCCGTTCCCGAGTACGTGAGCTTCGTCTGGGCGGCGTCGATGGCGTCGAGAATCGAGTCCACCTCGCGCTCGGTGACGAGGTTGAAGTCGTGGCCGGCGGTGGCGTGGGGCGGGAAGACGAGGCCGTCGGTGTGTTCCGCGACGCGCGTCGGGAAGTTGCCGCCGCCGATCTCCCCCATCGGCCCGGGGTGGATCATCGGCAGGACGAATCGCGCCTTCTGTGTGCCGTCGCGGCGGCGGAAGGCGAGTACCGAGACGGGGACGATGGCCTCCTCGCCGAG contains these protein-coding regions:
- a CDS encoding DUF2070 family protein; translation: MTATQSDLAGLSRYIFTAPSWYASLGFALAIAAMAGIAAFDSGGTSPTWRSLLILGRDAWQGIFFIGLPTVIASVGTTGVDRFVGGKLTPNRSSLLALLCEVILVAIVIGAGIVSLLTPLGQTFIYDALVIALASIFAFRLLVVMAVSQSSLLIAAVPASLQTVVSALFLFVYSGTVRFLELGGPLVDAYLMPYLSRASEAPAELWVIDAQHFQLLGIMCVLYAGAVYVFIRVIDRPWQRSLGVSVLDFIRGFIGHVAEGSRELEDFFEKLGEEAIVPVSVLAFRRRDGTQKARFVLPMIHPGPMGEIGGGNFPTRVAEHTDGLVFPPHATAGHDFNLVTEREVDSILDAIDAAQTKLTYSGTATRSVRTRSGEASMLGQAFGNDALLVASYAPGFADDVEYGVGLSAAAEARTVGLDDVLLVDAHNSNNGLQGEDLGHVTPGSQRAFDMLTAAKQAGGRLCEAPTGPIRLGVAWERTDWDALDGIGPLGIRAAVVEVGDQQTAYVLVDGNNMVPGLRDRVVDAVTARGIDVAEVMTTDTHIVNTVEADNQVGAAIDHGAFVATIERLVDAAVDDLEPVEAGLATERATVTVFGNDRTETLASHANAVVSMGGALAAVIILVAMAVSVLVFFVTG